In one window of Candidatus Eisenbacteria bacterium DNA:
- the queC gene encoding 7-cyano-7-deazaguanine synthase QueC, with product MKPDASRAPAASTRTARLAVVLLSGGLDSSTCLAWARREGFECHTLAVDYGQRHRVELAAARHLASVLGAASHREVSVDLRAIGGSALTAELEVPRDRDLAAIERDIPITYVPARNSMFLSLALGLAETLRAADLVAGMNALDYSGYPDCRPEFVQAFEALARVATRAGVEGTRFRVHTPLMTLDKAAIIRLGTSLGVDYAATHSCYDPAADGAACGRCDACVLRQKGFRDAAIADPTRYTTRART from the coding sequence ATGAAGCCCGACGCATCTCGGGCCCCGGCGGCCTCCACCCGCACCGCGCGCCTCGCCGTCGTGCTGCTCTCGGGCGGGCTCGATTCGAGTACCTGCCTCGCGTGGGCGCGCCGTGAAGGGTTCGAGTGCCACACGCTCGCCGTCGACTACGGCCAGCGACACCGCGTCGAGCTGGCCGCCGCACGGCACCTCGCGAGCGTGCTCGGTGCCGCATCGCATCGCGAAGTGAGCGTGGACCTGCGAGCGATCGGCGGCTCGGCGCTGACCGCCGAGCTCGAGGTGCCGCGCGATCGCGACCTCGCGGCGATCGAGCGCGACATTCCGATCACCTACGTGCCGGCACGCAACAGCATGTTCCTGTCATTGGCGCTCGGTCTCGCGGAAACCCTCCGTGCCGCCGACCTGGTTGCCGGCATGAACGCGCTCGACTATTCCGGCTATCCCGACTGTCGCCCCGAGTTCGTGCAGGCGTTCGAAGCGCTGGCGCGGGTGGCGACTCGCGCAGGGGTCGAGGGCACCCGCTTTCGCGTGCACACGCCCCTCATGACGCTCGACAAGGCGGCGATCATCCGGCTCGGGACCTCGCTCGGCGTGGATTACGCCGCAACGCATTCGTGCTACGACCCGGCCGCCGACGGCGCTGCATGCGGCCGCTGCGACGCCTGCGTGCTGCGGCAGAAGGGCTTTCGAGACGCCGCGATCGCGGACCCGACCCGCTACACGACCCGGGCCCGAACGTGA
- a CDS encoding 7-carboxy-7-deazaguanine synthase QueE produces the protein MSTQFRISELFHSLQGEGPLAGTPAHFLRLQGCTVGCQWCDTRYSWSPEGGEPQPIEALFERALALGPADLLVVTGGEPLEHAGLSELLNGALERWTTVEVETSGIAPPPRSHARLRWNVSSKLPSATARWEDTWRHSAAWLAESNATFKLVVGGGDDIADALRMIEAHHLPAHRVMLMPQGMRDAELRERAVELAEICKRHGFRLSARLHVWLWGAKRGV, from the coding sequence ATGAGTACGCAATTCAGGATCAGCGAGCTGTTCCACTCGCTTCAGGGCGAGGGGCCTCTCGCCGGTACTCCCGCGCACTTCCTGCGACTGCAGGGCTGCACGGTCGGCTGCCAGTGGTGCGACACGCGCTACTCGTGGTCGCCCGAAGGAGGCGAACCACAGCCGATCGAGGCGCTGTTCGAGCGTGCCCTCGCGCTGGGGCCCGCCGACCTGCTGGTGGTGACGGGCGGGGAGCCGCTCGAGCACGCGGGCCTTTCCGAGTTGCTCAACGGAGCACTCGAGCGCTGGACGACCGTCGAAGTCGAGACCAGCGGCATCGCTCCGCCACCGCGCTCGCATGCACGCCTGCGCTGGAACGTGTCTTCCAAGCTTCCGTCCGCCACGGCGCGCTGGGAAGACACCTGGCGTCACTCCGCGGCATGGCTCGCGGAATCCAATGCTACTTTCAAACTCGTGGTCGGCGGCGGCGACGACATCGCGGACGCCCTGCGCATGATCGAAGCGCACCACCTTCCGGCCCACCGCGTCATGCTGATGCCGCAAGGCATGCGTGACGCCGAACTGCGCGAGCGCGCCGTCGAGCTCGCCGAGATCTGCAAGCGCCACGGTTTTCGCCTGAGTGCACGGCTGCACGTGTGGCTGTGGGGAGCGAAGCGCGGCGTATGA
- the queD gene encoding 6-carboxytetrahydropterin synthase QueD: MHVELTREYRFEAAHRLPMVPPDHKCFRMHGHSFVIEVTLAGPVDPALGWLVDFGEITRIVEPLLKRELDHRTLNDVEGLENPTSENLCGWLWQRLNPLLPYLSVITVRETCTARCTYRGALDRD, translated from the coding sequence GTGCACGTCGAACTGACCCGCGAGTATCGTTTCGAGGCTGCCCATCGCCTGCCGATGGTACCGCCCGATCACAAGTGCTTCCGCATGCACGGACACTCGTTCGTGATCGAGGTCACGCTCGCCGGCCCAGTCGACCCGGCACTCGGCTGGCTGGTCGATTTCGGAGAGATCACGCGCATCGTCGAACCGCTCCTCAAGCGCGAACTCGACCACCGCACCCTGAACGACGTCGAGGGCCTCGAGAATCCGACCTCCGAGAATCTGTGTGGCTGGCTTTGGCAGCGCCTGAACCCGTTGCTCCCCTACCTCTCCGTCATCACGGTGCGAGAGACCTGCACCGCGCGCTGCACCTATCGCGGCGCGCTCGACCGCGATTGA
- a CDS encoding NAD-dependent epimerase/dehydratase family protein, which produces MSERVFVTGVTGYLGAAISRRLKAAGYEVWGLTRSEERAAQLEAAGFHAVVGDVSEPATFRGALNNSDAVVHAAAEHGPHAAKRDQQALHVIRAAVEDGRVRRVLYTSGIWVHGDTGGRVVDETARPEPLELVAWRPAHEEVVLDLATLEAAAIVLRPGMVYGGSRGVFGGWFREARQHGTVHYPGGAQHWSAVHLDDVADAYRLALAHAEPGTRYLLTDDSRHTVKDLAEAAAAAAGARAVAEPADQVLQRLGAFGAALLTDSLVSSARARRELGWAPRHASFVRSATTLWDEWLSGERAPVG; this is translated from the coding sequence ATGAGTGAACGAGTGTTCGTGACCGGAGTCACCGGCTATCTCGGCGCGGCCATTTCGCGGCGGCTCAAGGCTGCCGGCTACGAAGTCTGGGGACTGACCCGCAGCGAAGAACGCGCGGCGCAGCTCGAGGCCGCGGGCTTCCACGCCGTGGTCGGCGACGTGTCCGAGCCCGCCACCTTTCGAGGCGCGCTCAATAACTCGGATGCCGTCGTGCATGCCGCCGCCGAGCATGGACCTCACGCCGCGAAACGCGACCAGCAGGCACTCCATGTGATTCGGGCCGCGGTTGAAGACGGCCGCGTACGCCGGGTGCTCTACACCAGCGGCATCTGGGTCCACGGTGATACCGGCGGCCGCGTGGTCGACGAGACCGCACGACCGGAACCCCTCGAGCTCGTGGCCTGGCGTCCGGCCCATGAAGAGGTAGTGCTCGACCTGGCGACGCTCGAAGCCGCGGCGATCGTGCTGCGGCCCGGCATGGTCTACGGCGGTTCGCGCGGAGTCTTCGGCGGCTGGTTCCGCGAAGCACGCCAGCACGGCACCGTGCACTACCCGGGCGGCGCTCAGCACTGGAGCGCCGTGCACCTCGACGATGTCGCGGATGCCTACCGACTGGCACTCGCGCACGCCGAACCCGGAACCCGGTATCTGCTGACCGACGACTCGCGCCACACCGTGAAGGATCTCGCCGAAGCCGCGGCCGCGGCCGCGGGAGCCCGGGCGGTCGCAGAGCCCGCCGACCAGGTGCTCCAGCGGCTCGGAGCGTTCGGCGCCGCGCTGCTCACCGATTCGCTCGTGAGTTCCGCGCGGGCGCGACGCGAGCTGGGCTGGGCGCCACGCCACGCCTCGTTCGTGCGCAGTGCGACGACACTGTGGGACGAGTGGCTCTCAGGGGAACGCGCTCCAGTCGGCTGA